The proteins below come from a single Maylandia zebra isolate NMK-2024a linkage group LG23, Mzebra_GT3a, whole genome shotgun sequence genomic window:
- the mettl13 gene encoding eEF1A lysine and N-terminal methyltransferase yields the protein MSLLPRTAEEFSSAEYWEKFFKKRGEKAFEWYGDYNKLCGVLHKYIKVQDKVLVVGCGNSELSEQMYDVGYKHLTNIDISETVVNNMNQRNAERRPGLTFHQVDATKTPYEDASYQAALDKGTLDAMASEEEGALARNMLTEVGRVLSVGGRYVCVTLAQESVIKLAVEHFVQLGWAVRLHCLQEENRTEEDSFALPVFVLVCTKFRQPMPTPILEMCLREDGAPVRHTHVSELLSAVREHQAYSVLRKRLRTNTDANSNLSLTLCHAKTGLPRYTLTIQDSPPGAKVPRANQFAIFIVPQGSETAWLYSSGEGRRQLAASANFRRLVIVSMHRNQEYTEMQAVQSELSPVVMDLAPPGMPANHQVPFLSVGGDLGWREEVSRGVSQLSGEYCVENVKGEDGELYRRLVFLSNAALVQSESRLVSSNTTTSQKKKNKRKAKASAAPVASSTSMTVDSGFLCCAHHEVMVACLAMLGVGMPQNKDIPVSVLLVGLGGGGLPQFLRDFMPNVTIEVVELDPVVLEVAKQWFGFQPDDRLTVTLGDGLERICALEKEGGHLFDAIMFDVDNKDSTLGMSCPPAAFVETPILQKVRNLLTPRGLFILNLACRDPALRKSVLERVSGVFPTILSRKIEEEINEVLLCTRGEKETTDATHILPSLNQAAKNLQSALCSSGTEPSRRPHIDIAELLKDLRIV from the exons ATGAGTCTTTTACCTCGCACCGCCGAGGAGTTCAGCTCTGCTGAGTACTGGGAGAAGTTTTTTAAGAAGAGAGGGGAGAAGGCTTTTGAATGGTATGGAGACTACAACAAACTGTGCGGTGTGCTGCACAAATACATCAAAGTCCAAGATAAG GTGCTGGTGGTTGGTTGTGGTAACTCTGAGCTGAGTGAACAGATGTATGATGTTGGCTACAAGCATCTGACCAATATAGACATTAGTGAGACTGTGGTCAACAACATGAACCAGCGAAATGCTGAGCGCAGGCCAGGCCTTACCTTCCATCAGGTGGATGCTACTAAAACTCCATATGAGGATGCAAGCTATCAGGCTGCTCTGGACAAGGGCACCTTAGATGCTATGGCATCTGAAGAAGAAGGAGCTTTGGCCAGGAACATGCTCACAGAG GTGGGTCGTGTGCTAAGTGTCGGGGGTCGTTATGTCTGTGTGACACTGGCTCAGGAGAGCGTGATCAAGTTGGCTGTGGAGCATTTTGTTCAGCTCGGCTGGGCAGTGAGGCTCCACTGCCTGCAGGAAGAAAACAGGACAGAGGAAGACTCGTTTGCTCTGCCTGTTTTTGTTCTGGTTTGCACCAAGTTCCGTCAGCCTATGCCCACACCCATTCTTGAGATGTGCCTCAGAGAGGATGGAGCCCCTGTCCGTCACACGCATGTTTCTGAACTGTTGTCAGCTGTGAGGGAGCATCAGGCTTACTCCGTCTTGAGAAAGAGGCTCCGGACGAACACTGATGCCAACTCAAACCTCTCACTCACGCTCTGCCATGCAAAGACCGGCCTTCCCAGATACACTCTTACAATACAAGATTCTCCACCAGGTGCTAAGGTTCCAAGAGCAAACCAGTTTGCTATATTTATCG ttCCTCAAGGGAGTGAGACAGCCTGGCTCTACAGCTCTGGTGAGGGGCGGAGGCAGCTAGCAGCCAGTGCTAACTTTCGGCGCTTGGTTATTGTATCAATGCACAGGAATCAGGAGTACACAGAGATGCAAGCTGTCCAGTCAGAACTCTCACCAGTGGTGATGGACCTGGCTCCCCCGGGTATGCCAGCCAACCACCAG GTGCCATTTCTGTCTGTGGGAGGTGACCTTGGCTGGCGAGAGGAGGTTAGCAGGGGAGTGAGTCAGCTGAGTGGGGAGTATTGCGTGGAGAATGTCAAAGGAGAGGACGGAGAACTGTATCGCCGACTTGTTTTCCTGTCTAATGCTGCCCTTGTCCAATCAGAGAGCCGTCTGGTCTCATCAAATACAA CGACAAGtcagaagaaaaagaacaaaaggaagGCCAAGGCATCAGCAGCTCCAGTAGCATCTTCAACCTCCATGACTGTGGACAGTGGCTTCCTCTGCTGTGCTCACCATGAAGTCATGGTGGCTTGTCTTGCTATGCTTGGCGTGGGCATGCCACAGAACAAAG ACATCCCAGTGTCAGTGCTCCTGGTGGGGCTCGGTGGAGGAGGCCTTCCACAGTTTCTGCGGGACTTTATGCCCAATGTAACTATTGAAGTTGTGGAACTAGACCCAGTTGTGTTGGAGGTGGCTAAACAATGGTTCGGGTTTCAACCAGATGACCGTTTGACTGTCACTCTTGGGGATGGTCTGGAACGCATTTGTGCACTGGAAAAAGAAG gtggtcatttgtttgatgccatcatgtttgaTGTAGACAATAAAGATAGCACTCTGGGTATGAGCTGTCCTCCTGCTGCCTTTGTAGAAACCCCAATCCTGCAGAAAGTCCGTAACTTGCTAACTCCCAGAG GTCTGTTCATACTGAACCTTGCATGTCGAGACCCAGCCTTGAGGAAAAGCGTGCTTGAGCGTGTCAGCGGCGTGTTTCCCACCATCCTGTCTCGAAAGATCGAGGAAGAGATAAATGAAGTCCTTCTGTGCACTCGTGGTGAAAAGGAGACAACGGACGCCACCCACATTTTGCCATCCTTAAACCAGGCAGCCAAGAATCTGCAGAGTGCACTGTGCTCCAGCGGGACTGAACCCAGCCGTAGGCCGCATATAGACATTGCAGAGTTGCTAAAAGACTTGAGAATAGTGTGA